A window of the Hordeum vulgare subsp. vulgare chromosome 5H, MorexV3_pseudomolecules_assembly, whole genome shotgun sequence genome harbors these coding sequences:
- the LOC123397903 gene encoding uncharacterized protein LOC123397903 isoform X1 has translation MASEARSGGVRRVPLQPRDGNAAASPSLGGGALARSKAKARAPAASPPSVRSYAGRAEVERRAAAVVREKEVSLAEELEKARERRGRLRAARQVTERVLAEADEALRREMREWERRADEQRRVVAELMRLIGMPEVFVPVESLRSREERKRKQGTASSDPPGPVTVASTLLGEEAGSYPSDKELLATPTRETTAAATTESSSS, from the exons atggcGTCGGAGGCCAGGTCAGGGGGCGTGCGGCGGGTTCCGCTGCAGCCGCGGGACGGCAACGCGGCGGCCTCCCCGTCCTTGGGCGGCGGCGCCCTTGCAAGATCGAAGGCGAAGGCGCGGGCGCCTGCCGCGTCTCCGCCGTCGGTGAGGTCCTATGCCGGCCGGGCGGAGGTtgagaggagggcggcggcggtggtgaggGAGAAGGAGGTGTCGCTGGCGGAGGAGCTGGAGAAGGCGCGGGAGCGGCGGGGCCGGCTGCGGGCCGCGCGGCAGGTCACGGAGAGGGTGCTGGCGGAGGCCGACGAGGCGCTGCGCCGGGAGATGCGGGAGTGGGAGCGCAGGGCGGACGAGCAGCGCCGGGTCGTGGCGGAGCTCATGCGCCTCATCGGGATGCCGGAG GTCTTTGTTCCGGTGGAATCCCTGAGATCCagggaggagaggaagaggaaacaGGGGACCGCGTCTTCAGATCCCCCC GGCCCGGTCACAGTGGCTTCGACATTACTAGGCGAAGAAGCTGGATCATATCCCTCCGATAAGGAACTACTGGCGACGCCGACAAGGGAAACGACGGCAGCAGCAACGACCGAAAGCAGCAGCTCTTGA
- the LOC123397903 gene encoding uncharacterized protein LOC123397903 isoform X2 gives MASEARSGGVRRVPLQPRDGNAAASPSLGGGALARSKAKARAPAASPPSVRSYAGRAEVERRAAAVVREKEVSLAEELEKARERRGRLRAARQVTERVLAEADEALRREMREWERRADEQRRVVAELMRLIGMPEGPVTVASTLLGEEAGSYPSDKELLATPTRETTAAATTESSSS, from the exons atggcGTCGGAGGCCAGGTCAGGGGGCGTGCGGCGGGTTCCGCTGCAGCCGCGGGACGGCAACGCGGCGGCCTCCCCGTCCTTGGGCGGCGGCGCCCTTGCAAGATCGAAGGCGAAGGCGCGGGCGCCTGCCGCGTCTCCGCCGTCGGTGAGGTCCTATGCCGGCCGGGCGGAGGTtgagaggagggcggcggcggtggtgaggGAGAAGGAGGTGTCGCTGGCGGAGGAGCTGGAGAAGGCGCGGGAGCGGCGGGGCCGGCTGCGGGCCGCGCGGCAGGTCACGGAGAGGGTGCTGGCGGAGGCCGACGAGGCGCTGCGCCGGGAGATGCGGGAGTGGGAGCGCAGGGCGGACGAGCAGCGCCGGGTCGTGGCGGAGCTCATGCGCCTCATCGGGATGCCGGAG GGCCCGGTCACAGTGGCTTCGACATTACTAGGCGAAGAAGCTGGATCATATCCCTCCGATAAGGAACTACTGGCGACGCCGACAAGGGAAACGACGGCAGCAGCAACGACCGAAAGCAGCAGCTCTTGA